The DNA window TCAGTTGTATATTACGAGGTCTAAACCGCGGGTGGTGTGGGTGCATGTGTGTACCTGTTCTGTGgtgttgtgtgtgtgtgtgtgtttttcgGGTTTTGGCCAGCGTTTTGATGTGTAAATTTGATCTGCATACTGCTGCTTGTAAGGCCCTCTAATTTTCACAGTGGTCTTCCTTGACTGAGCGAGCCCTGCTAAAACAGGAGGGTTCAGGATTAACCCTAGACATGAAAGGCTGAATGAAGAGAGGTTGGATGTTTGCTATGGCATATGGTGGTGCTATCCATATTTGTGGAATCAATTTGTATTGAATTTCTTGACAAGTTTCTCTTGTTTGGTATCCCGCAACAGGGAAGAATGATGACAGCACTCATTATTTTATTATCTAAGTTGTAGTCGTATGACCTCTTCACACATTGTTCAACTTTGTAAGGCTGATATTGTTGCTGTTACCCTGGGCTGTGATCTTGACCTGGATGGCTGCCGATCAGTGGGGCTATTTTTCAGGCTGTACCAGTTTGCAGATACAATGTTGTGTTTTCAAGCATCTATATTCTTCTCAGCTTATTTGATGATCGATGCCATAGCCTATTATTTTCTTGGCTGATTTCAGCATTCTTATCTTACTATTCAGACTATGTTACAGTTCCTGAGCAAGTTGCTGCACCTGAATTCGTGGTATTTGAATCTCGCACCATCCCTCTTCTGCTTTAAGGTCGTGGTTTTACAGTGACATTATACATTGGTGGTTTTGTCACACTGAAACTTTCTGACTGGTCAGATAAACTTGATGGACTGTCCTCAGCAGCTGTTAGTGAGGTGAGTCATGTCTTCTTCTCTTTTTCAGTCTTCTTTGCAAAGCACGCAGTGTAACTTAGTTAAACTCCCTGCCTTTGTGAATTTAGTCATATAAACTGGAGCCACTGTCTCTGCATCTACTAACCATGCAATCTGTCAAAAAACAAATCAGAAATTTTTTCTTTTTGTGTATTCTGCAAAATTCCATCTGCTCACTGTTCTTTTGCAAGGATAATCTATGTTTATTTAGGATGGTATATTTTTTATGTATATCTCTGCGCATAGTTCCTAGATATCTAGATGCTTTTTGTTTGGTTTAGATTGCTGTCTCTTTCAGAGTCATCAATTTCTGTGTGAAACTATGATTCCCTTCTGAACCGTTTCTTTTTTGTAGGCAGTCGAGCACATGATTTCCTGCAGTAGCGGCTTCCCAACCAATTAGCTCCGAACTGCTTTAAGGCCAGGACTTAGCAGTGACTTTCCCCCTTTTCTGCTCTCACCTAGGGCATCATAAGCAATTGCACTCTCATCGCCTTTGATATAGATTCTCCTTGCTGATTCTTTTGATTGTGCTTCCCTTTTACAGGAATTTGGAAGGTCCTCTAAGGTCATGAAGAAGTGCTAATCCTGTCTGCTCTCTGTGAGGTTGCAAATGTTATTTCTCCTCCAATCCTCTGTGTACTCATGTTTATTTATAGTATTCCTTTTAATGTGAACATAATTAGATTTTCCTGTTATATCTAGCCTTACTAATCAAGTGGTTCTACATTTATATCCCCACTTGAGATAGGTGTTACCGTTTATATCTGTAGTAAAATAGATTTTATTATATGTCTAGAAATAGAGATAAATTCCTGCTAATGTTTTGAACTGGCACTTCTGCAAATAACATTATAATGTTAGCAGAGATAAATTATATGGGTTGGACTTTGTTAGTGCTACAGTTTTCAAAGCCTAACACAACATAGCCAATATTTAAGTGGGTGAAAATTGTTAGGAATGTGAAGTGTACACAGCTATACATATATCTAACAAAAATAATGCTTTCCAAATAAACGTCTTTACTCAGGTGACATGCTAACTAAACACTATTTCTTGTAGGTTCCTGATTCTCTGATTTCTAAAACATCACAGCAGTTTAGTTGCTGTGAGTTGGAGGTTAGAATCTTTTGTGTTTGTTTACTTTAATTTTTAAACTGCATTGAGATTTGGCTAATGAATATTCATTCATCGTTTTCTCTTATCTTTTCTGGTTTCACTTTTTTATATTATGGTTATATTCAGATAATGTGAATTGTTAATGTGTCATATGTTTCTTTACTGCAAACTGCTGCTAGATAACCTTGGTTTTGTATCTGTCAGTTATCTAAGAAATTGCTGAAGATGACAGTACTCTTATCGGTGTAGATATAAAAGTATCATCTAATGACTACCAAGCAGAGGCTATTATTAAGATATTTTGAGCCTGCTGTGCTCATGGTTGCTTACCATATGAATGTGCTGCTTTGCAGGCTGTTAATAATTGTATCCTTCAAAGTATATATTGTTATGTCGTTCTTGACTATAGTCACTATGAATGGTCTATGAATCACTAGCACATGCAGCTAACTAAGCATGCAAGTTCAGGCACTCCGTAGTTGGGACAGTATATCAGAAGAGGATATATGTAGTCTCTGTTCTGATCTGGATTTTATCAAGCACCATATCCAGTACCTTGCTTCATTTGATGATCCTCAAATGTAATACTGATTAAAATGATCTTTCATGTGATTTAGTATGGTTGATTATAGCTATTCTTGAATGCTACGTTAGATCACTATATATCTTTGCTCTTGAAGTTTCTGTCACTGTACTTCGATGCTGTCAAGATTTATCCGAGTAGCAGTTATCTCCACAGAACCGTGTAACATCGATTGTGTCTAATCAACTAATAAGTTAATTTTTCATCTCTTTTTTGTCCTCTTGGAATGAACACACTTTTGCTACGTTGCATTGCAGACACAATTTTTGCCGATAGTTTTAAAGAAAAACCTGTTTTTCTTTCTGATTCTCTTTGTTATAGATTCATCCTGTGATTATGGAGGCTGCCAAGCGATCGAGTCGTAGGCGAAGTCAAGAATTGCATCCAAATAGAGTTCTTATGTCCTATGATGGTAATACAGATCTATCCTACTCATTTGTGTTCCTTTCTGCTTTCTGTATTTTCTGTGCTACTCTTATTAAGTGGATATGAAATTAACCCCCTTCTGCATCCATTGATGAAGCCCTTCAGAAGATATCTGATGGAAAAAGAGAAATTGTGCTATCatgcttttgaattttttttCAAGTAGCTTTCATGTTGCCTATATATCAATATGAAATTAATTTGACTTTGTTTGGTTTATATTCAGGAGACCATTTTTGTCCTCTTCTATCTTGAAAAGTAATAAAACTTCCTTTATCAAAAACAACCTAGAATTGAGTATTGCAGAATTGTGGTGGGTTTATATGTTTTATGATTACTGTAATATCCTGCGGAATTTTTATGTTCCATAGGATGTTGTAATTCTTTTTATTTAAACATCAAGGCACTGAAGACACCGTTGTCTTCTTCAGGGTCTGGCGCCTTTGGAAGGAAATGAGCAAGTGTTCTATATCGACCGCTTGTTGCCAACCGACCTCCCGACAAGCGTTCCGAAGGAGAGGTAAATTTGGTGATGCAAATTGTTTGTCAGTTCTAAGAAGAGGAGGGTATCAATCAATTTTGGTTTGATGTATTCTAAGATACTGTAGTTTGGCACCTTTATGGTGATGGAGTTTGAATTTGACATCTTTGTGATAATAAAGTTGGGAATTACTTTTAGTCATAGTTGCATTGACACAGATGCCTTTCCTTTGCCTTGGTCCCTCTGTCGTCATATATTGGCGTCTGCAGCCTTCTCTTCCTTGTGGCATTGTTAGTCCACTTCACTCCGTATCTACAAATTGACAGCCTCTCGCAATCTACGTTCTCCCTCTTCCATTCAGGGGCGGATCCAGAATTTGGGATGTGGGTATTTAAAATTTTAAAAGGTGTTTTTTTGACGGCCTAAATTTCAGGACGGCTGGAGGAGCGGCAGCCCCAGACCCGCGCCTGTGCCTTAACGCTTGCCGGTTGGACCGCCGCTGGCTGCAGCGCTGGCCTGGCCGTGCCCCGCAgtccgccgagccgccgcctgcgGGACTGCGGCTGCGGGGCAGTGGGGGTGTGGGAGCGCACCACCGGCCGCTGGAATGGGGTCTCGGGAAGCTAGGGTTGCGGCTGGCTGGCTGTGGATTAGGGATTCATTGGTTAGTTGCTGAGTTGAGCCTGGCTCCGAATAGGCTCGTGGATAGAAATAACAGTTTAATTGGTTACCTATATTTGTTAGTCGTGCTATGGATAGAAATTGTTTGGTTGCCCGCCGAGAATATGGTGCATAAGATAAAATATTATAAACAAGTGCCattattatatttattttatttaagTATGTTTTAATAGTTCTTAGTTTACATCAATAAATCTTAATCACTTTAGTAAAATACTAATACCATTTAATATAAGCTAGTCTTCTTCTTAATACCATCATCAGTTGATAGCCCCTCGCATCCAGCGAGCCAGGCTCGCTGGTGCCTTTTGCATGTGCCGGGCTAGGCTCTGGACGGTCTGCAAGCAACCAAACAGCCGCAGGCTGCATGCTACGGGCCTGGCTAATAAGTCAGGTATAGCCAACCAATCACCCCACTAGGGAATCGGGGGAGCATGGAGCGGGCGGGGCAGGCGTCCGGGGCTCAGGGGTGGGAGCGTGGGGCGCAAGGGCTCGGCCGTCGGTCAGGCCGGCTGCCTTGGCCGCTAATGTGCCTCTGGGCCGTCGGGTGGAGAGAGGTGGGATGTGGGCTGCTAGGTTCTTTTCGGCCCCAAGGCGATTGGCTAATACCTTCAAATACAAACAGGTCCACCCCTGCTTCCATTCGCAATCTCATCAACACCAAACTAAATTCGTTAGCCATAGCCAATCGCCATGCCGCCTCTAGCTCTCCATGATCTATCTCATCGGCTCTAGTAACTACAGCCGCACCTTTCTAAATTTAAGTCGTTTTAATTTTGTTTTTAGTCAAATTTGTCTTGTTTTAactaaatttatagaaaaatatattaacatCCACAACATCAAATAAATACACTATCAAGATATAGAAAAGTTGACTTAGGATAAATCTAAAATAACTTACAATTTCAAACTGGGATAGTAGTAACGAGTCCGTTACTAATAAAGCAATTACGTACTCCCCCACTTCAGATATGTGCCAACCAACAAACGTACGTACAAGCACCTCAAGCCCCCGCATACACCAATGCCGGCAGCTTGGGCTCGACGATGGCCTCGAGCGGGACCTTGCGTGGAAGTGAGAGCTTGTAGCTCTCCTCCATGCACAAGTCCTCCTTGGTCATCCCATCCGGGAGCCTCCACGCGAAGCTGTGTGCAGCAGGTTGGCGAGGCTCAACGTGATCACCTTGAGGCCGAGGCTAAATGCTGGGCACATCCGCCGGCCGGACCCAAACGGCAGCATCTTGAACTTCAAGTCCGTCTCCTCCGCGGCGATCTCGCTCCCGGCAAACCGCTCCGGCCTGAACTCCTCGGCCGCGTCCCACAGGGCAGGGTCACGGCCGATGGCCCAAGCGTTCACGAGCACGGTTGTGCCGGCGGGGATGTCGTAGCCGTCCGCCGACGCGTCTTCGCGGGCCAGGCGCGGCACCAGCATCGGCGCACCCGGGTGCACGCGCAGGGTCTCCTTGATGATGCAGTCGATGTACGGGAGGTTGGGGAGGTCACTCTCCCTGACCAGGCGGTCATCGCTGACAACACGGTCCAGCTCCATGGTTGCCTTGGCTAAGAGCTCGGGGTTCTTGAGGAGCTCCGAGACAGCCCACTCGACGGTCATCCAGGACGTGTCCGTGCCTCCGATGAGCAGGTCCTGCGCCCCAAAAGAGAGATGCATTTCTCATAATATGGTACTGAATCTGCTAACTAAATACTGGTAGTACTCGTATACTGGTATAACTGATCTTCTGATAATAATCTGATTCTAGGTTTCTAGCCGTAGTACTGGTCTTGAATGCAAGGTAGTATACTATAGTGTTAATAAATACTAAAATGAACGCCGCTCGTTGTGCTCGTCGAGGACGTGCTCTAGAAACCGATCGAACTGTCTGCTCATCTTCTTCATCCTCCGAACGTACCCCTGcagatccagccaatccagccACGGCACATAGTCACCAATATTGAACGCGCTATTGAGCACGGAGAACTCATCGACAAGCTCCCTGAACTCggcggccgtcgccgccgctggCGCGCCCCCCTCCGCGGCGTCCTCCGCCGTCTCCACGTACTTCTTGCCCAAAACCATGCGCGAGATCACGCCGAGAACCGCCATTTGCAGGTGGTCCCTGAGCCGCACCGTGCGGCCGCCGGACGCCCCCGCGCAGGTCTCGCAGCAGCGCGCGCACTTCCTCGTCGCGGATGTACTCGAGCGACCCGACCCGCTTGGCGCTGAAGAGCTCGGCGGTGCAGATCTTGCGAGCCTGGCGGAGGTACGCGCCGTAGGGAGCCCACAGGATGTCGGAGTAGTCGTACGTGGCGTACTTGCCGACGGCGAACCTCGGAGGGTCGCAGAACGCCGCGTCGTGGGTCTTGAGGAAGAACTTGGATATCTCCAGGGACGAGCCGACGACGACGGGCATGGACCCGAACCAGAGCTGCATGAGCGGGCCGTAGAGCCTGGAGAGCTCGCGGGTGGAGCGGTGCGGCAGCTCGCCCAGCAGGTTGAGGTTGCCGATGATTGGCCATGGCTTGGGGCCCGGTGGGAGGTTgtaggtgcggcggcggccgcgggaagGGATGGCTTTGAGGACGAGGGCGGTGGCAAGCACGACGGCGAAGAGCGCAGCCCATGGTGATAGCTCCATTATTGAGGATGTGTACACTTGCTTACAGCGGGGCGCCAACGCGGGATGGTGGGGTTGGGGTGTGGGTGtgtgcgcgcgggcgggcgtggCGAGAGATCGCCATCTTCACAGTCTGATAAACGGATCCCTATCTGTAGAATAGCAGCGGCTTTGCATGTTAGCTATCTGTCATCTACCTAGTTGTACGGTGGAAAGGGCTTGTAATCTGACTTTTCTTCATAGAGTAACGACATGCTATCCCTAGAATAGCAACGGCTTCATACATTAGCTAGACAGCTCGTTATAATCTTTTTTTCCTCTTTTTTCAAACTCATTTTGTTTTATTTCGAGTAATATAAAACACACCGTCGGTCCTCAAACTTGGCTCGTAGTCCCATCTAGATTCCTAAACTTCCAAATGTATATTCAAATCTTCAAACTTGATAATAATATCACGTGGATCAAATCACCATTTTTAAGttaaataaaaatatttctACTAATGTGGAGCTTACAGGTGGGCctaaattttatttttcattTTGGAATGTGCTCAACTCTtatatttttaaatttttgtTTCAAAATTTTGTACTTGAATATTTTTTCCAATTTTTCCTCCAAAATTTGTCCATCTCTTTCCTGACCTTTTTACAAACTTTATCATATGAGTTTCGCTTACGTATAGTTTTTTTATACATATATTTTGTATTTGAATATATTTGTACAAGTAAAATTTGTTATGAGGTTTTTTGCACGTATACGTTTTGTACATAATTTTATATTTAATAAATTATATAACTTTCAATTTAGCTTAAACAATTGTAATTTGAACCTCACGTGATACGATTAGCAAGTTTAAGAATCCGAATATGTATTTTAAGAGTTTGGGAATCCGGATGACATGATAAGCCAAGTTCAACGACCACTTATACATTTTACTCTTTCATTAATATATAACCAGTAGGAGATCACAGCCCTTCTATTTTATTAAAACAAAAAGatctctttttttaaaaaagaaaagatATTTCAACTAAGTCTTTCCAAGGTGCTCATAGAGTTACTGAATAATATGTTCGTAAAAGGTTACATGAATAAATTATAACCGAAGAAAAATTACCAAGAAATAAAGTTGTGGGCGGCCCATCCACTACTTCATCCTATGTTCAATCCTACAACTACATCAAAATTTTGTTTTTTTGAATTAATTTCCAGCTAATATGTATGGTATATATATCTTGAAACAAAAACTCTCACTGAGTGTACTTGCAAGAAAAAAAACCTTGATTGCGAAGCGGGACAATAATGAGGGCGAGACTATAGGGTTGAGTTACAACATTATATAAAGCACACTAGAAACCTTTTATGTAGGTAAATGGCTTCATAATTTCATATAGACACCACCAAGACCAGTAACAACCACGTAGTTGTATACATACACCGAATGCCAAATGCACGTACTGATCGATGGACATTAATCACACATATATAAATGGCTCTGCAGCCTAGGCTCGACGACAGCCTCAAGTGGGTTCTTGCGTGGCACCGCGAGCAGAAAGATCTCCTCCATGCTCAGCTCCTCCACCGCCATGCCATCCGGGAGCCTCCACACGAAGCCATGCAGCAGGTTGGCGATGCTCAGCAGGGTCACCTTCAGCCCCAGGCTTAACCCAGGGCACATCCGCCGGCCGGAGCCGAAGGGCAGCAGCTCGAAGTCCTGCCCCTTCACGTCGATCTTGCTCCCGATGAATCGCTCCGGACGGAACTCCTCCGGCGCGTCCCACAGCGTCGGGTCACGGCCGATCGACCACACGTTGATGAAGGCGACCGTGCCGGCGGGGATGTCGTAGCCGTCCACGCGGGCATCCTCACGAGCTAGGTGGGGCACCAGCATCGGCGCAACAGGGTGCAAGCGAAAGGTTTCCTTGAGGATGGCCTCAATGTAGGGAAGGGCTGGCAGGTCCCTCTCCGTGACCAGGCGTTCGCGCCCAACCACACGGTCGAGCTCCTCGGTGGCCTTGCCTAGTAACTTGGGGTTCTTGATGAGCTCCGAGATCGCCCACTCGATGGTCACAGCGGAAGTATCTGATCCTCCGAGGAGTGCATCCTGCGTGATACAATGTTGCACTGCTGAGTTCTGACAATTAAACGGGCATTTTATCATGTGTAATCTTTTTTATCTATTCCAGTTGATGTCTGTGTGTTTGTGAGCATCTATGTATGTATTGTGTTTCGTTAAAAAAAAAGTTGACGTCTAATATTTTTCTCTCTCCCGAAAACACAGGGTTGCGTATGAACACTATGAGATCGTAACACCCTGGTAATTTCATCCGTTGATTAAGAAACTAATACCAATGTGAGATGGAAATTGGGGCACAACACCTGTATGATAGCCTTCACATTGTCCCTGCTGAGCTGAACCTCAAGGTTAGGGTCATCCGCCAGCTGCAGCAGCACGTCCACCAGGTCTCTTGCCACGAAATCCTCTCCCtcgaggcgccgccgccggttgTGCTCGTCCAGAACATGGTCCAGAAACCGATGGAACTTCCTGTTCATCCTCTTCATCCTCCTGACGTACCCCTGCAGGTCCAGCCAATCCAGCCATGGTATGAAATCGCCAATGTTAAACACACCGTGAAGCACGAAGAACTCATCCACCATCTCCCGGAACTCGGCCGGCGTCAGCACCGGCGGCGAGCCCCCCTCGGCGGCCGCCTCCTCTTGGATGTACTTCTTGCCGAGAACCATGCGCGAGATCACGCCGAGCGTCATCATCTGCAGGTAGCCCCTGAGCCGCACGACGTGCCCGGACGCCTCGCGCAGGCCACGAAGCATCCCACGCACCTCCTCGCCGCGGATGTGCTCAAAGGACTCGAGCCGCTTGGCGCTGAGGAGCTCGGCGGCGCAGATCCTGCGCACCTCGCGTAGGTACGGTCCGTACTGGGTCCACATGATGTCGGAGGAGTCGTAAGCGCCGTACTTGGCGATCGCGAACCTCGGGCGGTCTGCGAAGGTGGCGTCCTTTGTCTTGAGGAAGAACCTGGCCATCTCGACAGACGAGCCGATAACAACGGGCAAGGACCCGAGCTGGAGATGCACGAGTGGCCCGTAGCGCTTGGAGAGCTTGTGGATGGAGCGGTGCGGCAGCACACCTACGAGTCCAGGATTCAGgttatatatattttggatGATTATGTTGATTTAAAAGgttgataaaataaattagaataGCATTTTGTGTAAATAATTTGGGAGGAGAAATGAACTATAGTGACATACCACTATAATTAATTAGTTGATAAAAATACTATTGGGTACCTATTTATATCTTTACCTAGGAGGTTGAGGTTTCCAATGATTGGCCATGGCTTGGGACCTGGCGGGAGATTGTAGGTGCGGCGGTGCCCTCGGGAAATTATGACGTTGAGGAAGACTGCGGTGACAAGCACGATGAACGCAGCCCATGTTGGAAGCGCCATTGCTTGGAAGTTTAAGTGGGTACCTAAAT is part of the Panicum hallii strain FIL2 chromosome 2, PHallii_v3.1, whole genome shotgun sequence genome and encodes:
- the LOC112882684 gene encoding flavonoid 3'-monooxygenase-like — encoded protein: MALPTWAAFIVLVTAVFLNVIISRGHRRTYNLPPGPKPWPIIGNLNLLGVLPHRSIHKLSKRYGPLVHLQLGSLPVVIGSSVEMARFFLKTKDATFADRPRFAIAKYGAYDSSDIMWTQYGPYLREVRRICAAELLSAKRLESFEHIRGEEVRGMLRGLREASGHVVRLRGYLQMMTLGVISRMVLGKKYIQEEAAAEGGSPPVLTPAEFREMVDEFFVLHGVFNIGDFIPWLDWLDLQGYVRRMKRMNRKFHRFLDHVLDEHNRRRRLEGEDFVARDLVDVLLQLADDPNLEVQLSRDNVKAIIQDALLGGSDTSAVTIEWAISELIKNPKLLGKATEELDRVVGRERLVTERDLPALPYIEAILKETFRLHPVAPMLVPHLAREDARVDGYDIPAGTVAFINVWSIGRDPTLWDAPEEFRPERFIGSKIDVKGQDFELLPFGSGRRMCPGLSLGLKVTLLSIANLLHGFVWRLPDGMAVEELSMEEIFLLAVPRKNPLEAVVEPRLQSHLYMCD